A region from the Methanobrevibacter wolinii SH genome encodes:
- a CDS encoding zinc ribbon domain-containing protein, which translates to MTEAYFAKKTLMENNWDKNSLIKLEKIKEELNNKKPKSKKLKIPKYCPKCGNKLEDNTKLCPFCGINVDEYN; encoded by the coding sequence ATGACTGAAGCTTATTTTGCTAAAAAAACACTTATGGAAAATAATTGGGATAAAAATTCTTTAATAAAATTAGAAAAAATTAAAGAAGAATTAAATAATAAAAAACCAAAATCTAAAAAACTTAAAATACCAAAATATTGTCCAAAATGTGGTAATAAATTAGAGGATAATACAAAATTATGTCCATTTTGTGGTATAAATGTTGATGAGTATAATTAA